From a region of the Actinopolymorpha singaporensis genome:
- a CDS encoding phosphoenolpyruvate carboxylase: protein MPTSQPSRVHARFEMPAPLRADVRLLGELLGTVLKEYGGQELLDDVEKLRELTIAAHDDDHERADQAAAACEELVSSWDIERADNVARAFTCYFHLTNLAEEFQRVRALREYDTGDAPVRDSLAAAVAEVTAQYGEEEALGLLSGLEFRPVLTAHPTEARRRAVASAIRRISTLLAQRDDSRLGAGELAENERRLLEEIDVLWRTSQIRVTKPGPLDEVRTAMTVFDDTLFQVLPQVYRQLDDQIAGSKAGTQPPRVPAFVRLGSWIGGDRDGNPFVTAAFTQKAMAIQADHVLRALERVCERLGRALTADAETTPPAPGVRRILADARAAYPDLAEDVATRSPGEPHRQVLLLAARKLAATRQRDADFAYANAGELLRELRTVQSSLHAAGAPRQAYGELQHLIWQVETFGFHLAELEVRQHSKVHARALAELRAGGDLSPETEEVLAVFRVMAQIQQRFGPDACRRYVVSFTQSVDDLAAVPELARYALDGRPLALDVVPLFETEDDLRASIGILDQALELEPIQRRLAETDRRFEVMLGYSDSAKDAGPLSATLALYEAQAALAAWAERNSIRLTLFHGRGGALGRGGGPANRAVLAQAPGSVSGRFKLTEQGEVIFARYGDPIIARRHIEQVAAATLLASTPAVEKRTANAAEKFAGLAATMDDAARATYHRLVRSDGFAEWFARVTPVEELGQLPIGSRPARRGLALSSLEDLRAIPWVFAWTQARVNLTGWYGVGAGLEAVGDLDALREAYAQWPLFTVTLDNVEMSLAKTDARIARGYLELGDRPDLAEQVLAEHARTTEWVLKVAGHERLLENRRVLGRAVELRNPYVDALSYLQLRAFRALRTQKLSEGETERLRRLVLLTVNGVAAGLQNTG from the coding sequence ATGCCCACGTCCCAGCCTTCCCGTGTCCATGCTCGTTTCGAGATGCCGGCTCCGCTGCGTGCCGACGTCCGACTGCTGGGGGAACTGCTCGGCACCGTACTCAAGGAGTACGGCGGCCAGGAGCTCCTGGACGACGTGGAGAAGCTCCGCGAGCTGACCATCGCCGCCCACGACGACGACCACGAGCGCGCCGACCAGGCCGCGGCCGCCTGCGAGGAGCTGGTCTCCTCCTGGGACATCGAGCGGGCCGACAACGTCGCCCGGGCGTTCACCTGCTACTTCCACCTCACCAACCTCGCCGAGGAGTTCCAGCGGGTCCGCGCGCTGCGTGAGTACGACACCGGCGATGCTCCGGTCCGCGACTCCCTCGCCGCCGCCGTGGCCGAGGTCACGGCGCAGTACGGCGAGGAGGAGGCGCTGGGCCTGCTGTCCGGGCTGGAGTTCCGCCCGGTGCTCACCGCGCACCCGACCGAGGCGCGCCGCCGCGCGGTGGCCTCGGCGATCCGCCGGATCTCCACGCTGCTGGCCCAGCGCGACGACTCCAGGCTCGGCGCGGGCGAGCTGGCCGAGAACGAACGCCGCCTGCTGGAGGAGATCGACGTCCTCTGGCGCACCTCCCAGATCCGGGTGACCAAGCCCGGCCCGCTGGACGAGGTGCGGACGGCGATGACGGTGTTCGACGACACGCTGTTCCAGGTGCTCCCGCAGGTGTACCGCCAGCTCGACGACCAGATCGCGGGCAGCAAGGCGGGTACGCAGCCGCCGCGGGTGCCGGCGTTCGTCCGGCTGGGTTCGTGGATCGGCGGTGACCGGGACGGCAACCCGTTCGTCACCGCGGCGTTCACCCAGAAGGCGATGGCCATCCAGGCCGACCACGTGCTCCGCGCGCTGGAACGCGTCTGCGAGCGGCTCGGCCGCGCGCTGACCGCCGACGCCGAGACCACGCCGCCGGCCCCGGGGGTGCGCCGCATCCTCGCCGACGCCCGCGCGGCCTACCCCGACCTGGCCGAGGACGTCGCCACCCGCTCGCCGGGCGAGCCGCACCGGCAGGTGCTGCTGCTGGCCGCGCGCAAGCTCGCCGCGACCCGGCAGCGCGACGCGGACTTCGCCTACGCGAACGCCGGTGAGCTGTTGCGGGAGCTGCGTACCGTCCAGTCCTCCCTCCACGCGGCCGGTGCGCCGCGGCAGGCCTACGGCGAACTCCAGCATCTGATCTGGCAGGTGGAGACGTTCGGTTTCCACCTGGCCGAGCTGGAGGTACGCCAGCACTCCAAGGTGCACGCACGCGCCCTCGCCGAGCTTCGCGCCGGTGGTGACCTGTCGCCGGAGACCGAGGAGGTGCTCGCGGTCTTCCGGGTGATGGCGCAGATCCAGCAGCGGTTCGGCCCGGACGCGTGCCGGCGCTACGTCGTGTCGTTCACCCAGTCCGTCGACGACCTCGCCGCGGTGCCGGAGCTCGCGCGGTACGCGCTGGACGGGCGGCCGCTCGCCCTCGACGTCGTACCCCTCTTCGAGACCGAGGACGACCTGCGTGCCTCGATCGGCATCCTCGACCAGGCGCTGGAGCTGGAGCCGATCCAGCGCCGGCTGGCCGAGACCGACCGCCGCTTCGAGGTGATGCTCGGCTACTCCGACTCCGCCAAGGACGCCGGCCCGCTGTCGGCGACGCTCGCGTTGTACGAGGCGCAGGCCGCGCTCGCCGCCTGGGCCGAACGCAACTCGATCAGGCTCACCCTCTTCCACGGCCGGGGCGGCGCGCTCGGGCGCGGCGGCGGACCGGCCAACCGTGCCGTGCTGGCGCAGGCGCCGGGCTCGGTCAGCGGCCGGTTCAAGCTCACCGAGCAGGGCGAGGTCATCTTTGCCCGGTACGGCGACCCGATCATCGCCCGCCGGCACATCGAGCAGGTCGCGGCGGCCACGCTGCTCGCCTCCACCCCCGCGGTGGAGAAGCGCACCGCCAACGCCGCGGAGAAGTTCGCCGGCCTGGCCGCGACGATGGACGACGCGGCCCGCGCCACCTATCACCGGCTCGTCCGCAGCGACGGGTTCGCCGAGTGGTTCGCCCGGGTCACGCCGGTGGAGGAGCTCGGCCAGCTCCCGATCGGTTCCCGGCCCGCCCGCCGAGGGCTCGCGCTGTCCTCGCTCGAGGACCTGCGGGCGATCCCGTGGGTGTTCGCGTGGACGCAGGCGCGGGTCAACCTCACCGGGTGGTACGGCGTCGGAGCCGGGCTGGAGGCCGTCGGTGACCTGGACGCGCTGCGGGAGGCGTACGCCCAGTGGCCGTTGTTCACGGTGACGCTGGACAACGTCGAGATGTCGCTGGCCAAGACCGACGCCCGGATCGCCCGCGGCTACCTCGAACTCGGTGACCGGCCCGACCTCGCCGAGCAGGTGCTGGCCGAACACGCCCGTACGACCGAGTGGGTGCTGAAGGTCGCCGGACACGAACGCCTGCTGGAGAACCGCCGGGTGCTCGGCCGCGCGGTGGAGCTGCGCAACCCCTACGTGGACGCGTTGTCCTACCTGCAGTTACGGGCGTTCCGGGCCCTGCGTACGCAGAAGCTTTCGGAGGGCGAGACCGAGCGGCTGCGCCGATTGGTGCTGCTGACGGTGAACGGCGTGGCGGCCGGCCTCCAGAACACCGGCTGA